The region TTCTTGATGCGAAGTTTGTCCGGGGTGTTCCGCTTGTTTTTGGTCGTGGTGTAGAAGTAGCCGGTGCCGGCGGACGAAACGAGTCGGATCTTCTCTCGCATGACAAACTCTCCAGAAATATCGGGGCCCACACATCACGCCAGCGCGCAAAGGGGCCGGAAGTCGGCGTCTTAAAAATTTTGGCCCAGCGCGTGGGCGGAGGACTACATATCGGGCCTTCACCAAAAAGGCAAGCCTGTGGGCATAATTGCCCGCCGCCGCGATCGCGACCCGGCGCCACACACACTTTTGTGGCTCGCGCTGTGGCGATCGCGGCGCTGGCGCCCACCGCCGGCGCGCTTGCGCAGGGAGGCGGCCAGGTGCTAATCCCGCAGGGGCCCGGCGAGCGGGCAAAAGATCTATGGATACAGGGCGATCTGGATACCTATGAATGACCCAATGAAGATGCGGCTCTTCAGCGCGCTCACCGGTTGCG is a window of Lujinxingia litoralis DNA encoding:
- the rpmG gene encoding 50S ribosomal protein L33 → MREKIRLVSSAGTGYFYTTTKNKRNTPDKLRIKKFDPKVRKYVEFVEAKIK